From the genome of Streptomyces sp. NBC_00659, one region includes:
- a CDS encoding MarR family transcriptional regulator, with protein sequence MNGAELFLLGRTLMKIGEEAIPAEGAGRRSTSTRSMLIVMLDVYANPDTTVGEVAVRTGLPQSAVSACVARLREAGSVLTATDPADRRRSLIRRNPEVTGRRAEVAATPIDAALGAALGTEDGTAIAETVDLLEQLAERLSPDVLGRLR encoded by the coding sequence ATGAACGGAGCGGAACTCTTCCTTCTCGGCCGGACCCTGATGAAGATCGGCGAGGAGGCCATCCCCGCCGAGGGGGCCGGACGACGGTCCACGAGCACCCGGTCCATGCTGATCGTGATGCTCGACGTCTACGCCAACCCCGACACGACGGTCGGCGAGGTCGCCGTCCGCACGGGCCTGCCGCAGAGCGCCGTGTCCGCGTGCGTGGCACGCCTCAGGGAGGCCGGCTCGGTCCTCACCGCGACCGACCCCGCCGACCGCCGCCGCTCCCTGATCCGGCGCAACCCCGAGGTCACCGGCCGCCGGGCCGAGGTCGCGGCGACCCCGATCGACGCGGCGCTCGGCGCCGCCCTCGGCACCGAGGACGGCACGGCGATCGCCGAAACGGTCGACCTCCTGGAGCAACTCGCCGAACGGCTGTCGCCGGACGTCCTCGGGCGCCTGCGCTGA
- the rho gene encoding transcription termination factor Rho has protein sequence MTTTTLEHPPVQQRPQVRTATGVLDIDGNGKGHLRSPNLLPSPDDLQVSPALIRRHGLRKGDTVEGVRGGSRTLTEVERINGRTPEELRRRPHFGDLTPLHPRDRLRLEHPASGPAGRLMDLVAPVGKGQRGLIVAPPKTGKTVLLQQIAAAVAGNHPECHLMVVLLDERPEEVTDMRRSVRGEVYASTFDQTPRQHIALAELVVERAKRLVEAGQDVVILLDSLTRLCRAHNNAAAAGGRTLSGGVDAAALQGPKRVFGAARLAEEGGSLTILATALVETGSRADDFFFEELKGTGNMELRLDRTLAARRVFPSVDITSSGTRREELLLSAAESTTVRGLRRALLTRDGQTGLETLLERLRATPDNVTFLRHIQPTLLS, from the coding sequence ATGACCACCACCACACTCGAACACCCCCCTGTACAGCAGCGGCCCCAGGTCCGGACCGCCACCGGTGTCCTCGACATCGACGGCAACGGGAAGGGGCACCTGCGCTCCCCGAACCTCCTTCCGTCACCCGACGATCTCCAGGTCTCCCCCGCGCTGATCCGCCGTCACGGCCTGCGCAAGGGCGACACCGTGGAAGGTGTCCGCGGCGGGTCCCGGACCCTCACCGAGGTCGAGCGGATCAACGGCCGCACCCCCGAAGAGCTGCGCCGCCGCCCGCACTTCGGCGACCTCACCCCGCTGCACCCGCGTGACCGGCTCCGGCTGGAACACCCGGCGAGCGGACCGGCCGGACGGCTCATGGACCTGGTCGCGCCCGTCGGCAAGGGCCAGCGCGGCCTGATCGTCGCCCCGCCCAAGACCGGCAAGACGGTGCTGCTCCAGCAGATCGCCGCCGCCGTGGCCGGCAACCACCCCGAATGCCATCTCATGGTGGTGCTGCTCGACGAGCGGCCCGAGGAAGTCACCGACATGCGGCGCTCCGTACGCGGCGAGGTCTACGCCTCCACCTTCGACCAGACGCCCAGGCAGCACATCGCGCTCGCCGAGCTCGTCGTCGAGCGGGCCAAGCGGCTCGTCGAAGCGGGCCAGGACGTCGTGATCCTGCTCGACTCGCTCACCCGGCTGTGCCGGGCGCACAACAACGCGGCCGCCGCCGGCGGCCGCACCCTCAGCGGCGGAGTCGACGCCGCCGCCCTCCAGGGCCCCAAGCGGGTCTTCGGCGCGGCGCGCCTCGCCGAGGAGGGCGGCTCGCTCACCATCCTCGCCACCGCCCTGGTGGAGACCGGTTCCCGCGCGGACGACTTCTTCTTCGAGGAACTCAAGGGCACCGGCAACATGGAGCTCCGGCTGGACCGGACCCTGGCCGCCCGGAGGGTCTTCCCTTCGGTCGACATCACCTCCTCCGGCACCCGCCGCGAGGAACTCCTGCTGTCGGCGGCCGAGTCCACCACCGTACGAGGGCTGCGCCGGGCCCTGCTGACCCGGGACGGGCAGACCGGCCTGGAAACGCTCCTGGAGCGGCTGCGCGCCACACCGGACAACGTGACCTTCCTGCGCCACATCCAGCCCACCCTGCTGTCCTGA
- a CDS encoding glycosyltransferase 87 family protein: protein MAALLATDRRRLLLVLGLAVVVGVFTATVPLLRDWFDLRVYYGAVDTWVHHGGSIYDYRVPGTTYGFTYPPFAALGMLPMALVGLHTAIAAALLLNLAALTLVTGILVGPELRRYRWFGCALAACLLALLEPVRDTFSFGQVNLVLLALVLSDAWLLSRGRGRWAGVGIGLAAAVKLTPALFIVLLLLGRRRRAAGVATAVAGAATALAAWAMPDASRFYWTDALWDTTRIGRLDYVSNQSLQGVLARLVAPQEPSRALWATLALLLLCVWARRTWRALADEDWIAAFALTGLAACLVSPITWVHHLVWLLPSFAVLLRRRRLRVAAALYAVLCSSVVWLWFDDASGLDGFLGSNTYTWITLGLLLWLPVGQPRPARPALSRRASATPAAPSTAAPAISAAPDQPSPWSSGGAAAIGPALFTGWAVPGRAVVAGRAARPGRAAGPAGAEGPAAGTARVSSSVPTGSTRPAAAKPQSSSERASSYTAGPPPA, encoded by the coding sequence ATGGCGGCGCTGCTCGCCACCGACCGCCGGCGACTCCTCCTCGTCCTCGGACTGGCCGTCGTCGTCGGCGTGTTCACAGCCACCGTGCCCCTGCTGCGCGACTGGTTCGACCTGCGCGTGTACTACGGGGCGGTCGACACCTGGGTCCACCACGGCGGCAGCATCTACGACTACCGGGTGCCGGGAACGACGTACGGCTTCACCTACCCGCCGTTCGCGGCTCTCGGCATGCTGCCGATGGCCCTGGTCGGGCTGCACACGGCGATCGCCGCCGCCCTGCTGCTCAACCTCGCCGCGCTCACGCTGGTCACGGGCATCCTGGTCGGGCCCGAACTGCGCCGCTACCGCTGGTTCGGCTGTGCTCTGGCGGCCTGTCTGCTGGCCCTGCTCGAACCGGTCCGCGACACCTTCAGCTTCGGCCAGGTCAACCTGGTGCTGCTCGCCCTCGTCCTGAGCGACGCCTGGCTGCTGTCGCGCGGGCGGGGCCGCTGGGCGGGCGTCGGTATCGGTCTCGCCGCGGCGGTCAAGCTCACCCCGGCGCTGTTCATCGTGCTGCTGCTGCTCGGCCGCCGCCGGAGGGCCGCCGGTGTCGCCACGGCCGTCGCCGGGGCGGCGACCGCCCTGGCGGCCTGGGCGATGCCGGACGCCTCGCGCTTCTACTGGACCGACGCGCTGTGGGACACGACCCGCATCGGGCGTCTGGACTATGTCTCCAACCAGTCGCTTCAGGGGGTGCTGGCACGGCTCGTGGCACCGCAGGAGCCGAGCAGGGCGCTGTGGGCGACGCTGGCCCTGCTGCTCCTGTGCGTCTGGGCGCGGCGGACCTGGCGTGCTCTCGCCGACGAGGACTGGATCGCCGCCTTCGCCCTGACCGGGCTGGCCGCCTGTCTCGTCAGCCCGATCACCTGGGTGCACCACCTCGTCTGGCTGCTGCCGTCCTTCGCCGTGCTGCTGCGGCGGCGCCGGCTGCGAGTCGCGGCGGCCCTGTACGCGGTGCTGTGCAGCAGCGTGGTGTGGCTGTGGTTCGACGACGCTTCGGGCCTCGACGGCTTCCTCGGCAGCAACACCTATACGTGGATCACACTCGGGCTGCTGCTGTGGCTGCCGGTGGGTCAGCCGCGCCCCGCCCGGCCCGCCTTGAGCCGCAGGGCCAGTGCGACGCCCGCCGCCCCCAGCACGGCGGCACCGGCGATCTCGGCCGCGCCGGACCAGCCGAGCCCCTGGTCCTCGGGGGGCGCGGCGGCCATCGGCCCTGCGCTGTTCACGGGCTGGGCGGTGCCGGGCCGGGCGGTGGTGGCGGGCCGGGCCGCGCGACCGGGGCGCGCGGCGGGTCCGGCGGGGGCGGAGGGTCCGGCCGCGGGGACGGCACGTGTGTCGAGCAGCGTCCCCACGGGATCGACACGTCCGGCCGCCGCGAAGCCCCAGTCGAGCAGCGAGCGCGCCTCCTCGTACACGGCCGGTCCGCCGCCCGCCTGA